A stretch of DNA from Sphingomonas sp. SORGH_AS_0879:
ACATCACCGGGCCGGGCGACTTCCTGGTGCGGATGGTGCCCGATACCCTGTTCTCCGCCTTCACGGCGGGTGACGTGCTGCCCGTGCTGTTCGTCGCCGGGCTGGTCGGCTTTGGCCTGCTGCGCATCGGCGAGGCGGGCGCGCCGATCGTCCGTGCGATCGAGGCGTTGACCCGGCTGCAATTCGCGATCTTCGGCTTCCTGATCCGCGCCGCGCCGGTGGGGGCGTTCGGGGCCATCGCCTATACGGTGGGCACGTACGGCATCGGCTTTATCGGCTCGCTGGGGCTGCTGATCGCGACGCTGGCGCTGGCATGCGGGTTGCTGATCGCCGCGCTGGTCCTGACGGTGCGGGTGACGACGGGCCTGCGCGCCCGGACGCTGCTCCACACCTTCCGCGACGAAATCCTGATCGTGCTGGGCACCTCCTCCACCGAGGTCGTGCTACCGCGCCTGATCCTGAAGCTGGAGGCGCTGGGCTGCCCGCGCAGCGTGGTCGGGCTGACCGTGCCGCTGGGCTATTCGCTCAACCTGGCGGGCACGGCGGTCTATCTGGTCGTCGCGACGCTGTTCCTGGGCGAGGCGCTGAACGTGGCCCTCTCGCCGGAGCGGATCATGGTGTATCTGGGCGTGATGCTGGTCACGTCCAAGGCGGCGGCGGGGGTGACGGGCAGCGGCTTTTCGGCGCTGCTGCTGACCCTGTCGCTGCTGCCGGACGTGCCGGTCGGGGCCGCCGCGATGCTGATCGCGGTCGACCGTTTCCTGTCGGAGATCCGGGCGCTGACCAGCGGCACCGCCAATGTCGCCGCCTCGCTGCTCGTCACGCGCTGGAGCGGCGGGCAGCTAAGCGCCGATCCACGCGGCCGCGAGTAACGCCATCAACCGCGAGGCGGTGGGGGACAGGGGCGCGGAGGACCGCCGCAACACGCCGATGGTCCGCATGACTTCGGCCCCCTTCAGCGGCCGCCACACCAAATCGCGTGCATCCGGCCCCTGGCAGGCCAGGCGCGGCAGCACCGAGGGTCCCAGCCCCGCCTGCACCAGGGCGAGCGCGGAGGTCAGCCGCGTCACCTCATAGAACCAGCGCAACTCCACCCCCGCCCGCGCCAGCCCGGCCTCCAGCGTGGTGCGATTGCCGCTGCCCATATGCACCGTCACCAGCCGCCGCCCGCTCAGGTCCGCCCAGCTCGGATCGGCCAGCGTCGCCAGCGGATCGTCCTGCCGACAGACCAGGCCGTACGGATCGTCGGTCAGCGGCTCGAACACCAGATCGCCGTCCGAGGTCAGCGGCAGGGTGATGCCGAACTCCGCCTCGCCGGTCCGCACCGCCTCCGCGCATTCGGTCGCCGACAGGTCGAGCACGCGGACACGGACGTTGCGATATTCCTGCGCGAACCGCTCCAGCACATCGGGCAGGAAGCGCACGGTCGCGCTGGGGATGCTGGCCACCGTCAGCCGCCCCGCCTGCCGCTCGCCCAGCGCCATCATGCCGAGCAGCGAGCCGTCCATCTCGTCGAGCAACCGCCGGATCAGCGGCACGATCTCCTGCCCCGCAGGGGTCAGTCGAACGCTGCGCGTGGTCCGTTCGAGCAAAGGCGTGCCGA
This window harbors:
- a CDS encoding cation:dicarboxylate symporter family transporter — its product is MFRHLYAQMLLGIVAGTAIGALAPAFGRDLGPLGIAFVKAMRMMVPPVLFCTIVEGIVRHGAARDTGTTVLRSLIIFLGITVAALGIGLAVTLAMQPGQGLPLPAYGDAAAEVQRQLAGRHITGPGDFLVRMVPDTLFSAFTAGDVLPVLFVAGLVGFGLLRIGEAGAPIVRAIEALTRLQFAIFGFLIRAAPVGAFGAIAYTVGTYGIGFIGSLGLLIATLALACGLLIAALVLTVRVTTGLRARTLLHTFRDEILIVLGTSSTEVVLPRLILKLEALGCPRSVVGLTVPLGYSLNLAGTAVYLVVATLFLGEALNVALSPERIMVYLGVMLVTSKAAAGVTGSGFSALLLTLSLLPDVPVGAAAMLIAVDRFLSEIRALTSGTANVAASLLVTRWSGGQLSADPRGRE
- a CDS encoding LysR family transcriptional regulator translates to MIPLNCELLDLRALVAIADGKSFLRAAEQLNLSQPALSRRIQKLETTVGTPLLERTTRSVRLTPAGQEIVPLIRRLLDEMDGSLLGMMALGERQAGRLTVASIPSATVRFLPDVLERFAQEYRNVRVRVLDLSATECAEAVRTGEAEFGITLPLTSDGDLVFEPLTDDPYGLVCRQDDPLATLADPSWADLSGRRLVTVHMGSGNRTTLEAGLARAGVELRWFYEVTRLTSALALVQAGLGPSVLPRLACQGPDARDLVWRPLKGAEVMRTIGVLRRSSAPLSPTASRLMALLAAAWIGA